ATAAAAGCCAGCAGTGGATTATGGCTTGGAACTTTAGTAGGTTTAAGTGCAGTATTAACAATATTAAAAGAAGATACCAGTTATTCTGAAATTTGCCTCATAGTAGGCGTTACTGGTATTGGTCTTCTCATTTGCTGTGCTTGTTTATATTGGAGACTATCAACAGAAAAGATTGCAATCAAAGATTTCcaagttatatattttttaccaGCTATAGTAACATCTATGCTATATCTTCTTATTGCAAATAAAGGTATATTAATTTATCGGTTCATGAATATAACTTATCTGTGAATAACAAAATATGAATAAAAGTATATTTATGTTACAATAATATATATTTCCATATATATTTCATATATGATATCTCAATTAAATTTGTTTGTTTATTACTAAATAAGAACAGGACTACTAGTGAGTGTGACATGGGGCTTAAGTGTGGGAAGTCTAGGTACATGGGGCACTGTCCAATTGATGTCTACTTTTCCCCAATGCTTTACAATTGGAGAAGTAACAACAGTGATGCATGGCTGCATCTTGTTTCTAATGTCTGTAGTAACAAACTTACCATTACGATATCATTTACCACCAATTCATAATGATGACATTGCTACAGTATTGTTGCAGGTATTTCAaagagaattttttaaaaatgatatTTGAGTATGATTGATAACTTAATAATGAATGATTTTAGATTgcaatattgtatgttatgtcaCTGTGTTTAATATGTGGCTATTTTCCAATATTTCGTTCAactataaatttttatattatgatgactactctATTATTCCTTATATTCTTGCCATTATTGTACGTCATATTGGACCAAAATCCACTAATATGGATGCTTTACTTTATTTTCAATAAAGCTAGTAAGGTACATTTGATCAATGATTCACGTATGTTTACGTGGTAAGATAAAATTATTTCTAATCATTTCTAATATTTCAGACTATCTTGTTTGGATATTGGGCTATTTGTTTATCATTAGGTGTCACTGTTGTCGTGtatcaaatattattaaattataaagcaaCAACTTCAACTAGAAAAATACTTCATATATTAGCTGTACTTGTTTACGTACCTGGTTTATTGTATGAACGAACGTTACTATATCTTGCCAGTGGCATGATAATGGGGCTATTTGTATTCTTAGAGGTACATATATTAACTTAATGTAAATTTTCTTGTGGATTATCAAGTTTGCAAAGCTcttatattatcataattactTTTAGCTAATAAGGTATCTAAGACTACCACCTTTTGGGGAGGCATTGCAGCaaggattttttatttttgtcgaTGAAAAGGATAACTTGATTTCTTTGACACCACTATATTTAGTTTGTGGCTTGTCTTTTCCTCTTTGGATGCCAACTAATAATCTTCCATTATTAACTTTTCTTAGTGGTATATTAACAGTTGGAATAGGTGATACCGCTGCTAGTGTTGTTGGTAGCAAATGGGGTTCTCATAAATGGACCAATTCCACTAAATCTCTTGAAGGAACAGTTGCTTGCATTCTTAGCCAAATTGTGTTAATATGTGGTTTAGCATTTATAGGTATGTATTAACTATTGAtccttttctattttctataatactggagaaatgaaaataataataaccattttttATTGATTTATATCATGACTGATAAAGATAACTTATGTTTTAACAGGTTTTATAAGTAGTGGTTGGTTATTCTTAAGAAGTTTATTATTGAGTGTTGCTCTGTCTTTTGTTGAAGCACAAACAGACCAAGTTGACAATTTAGCATTACCATTGTTAATGTATGTGTGCCTAAGTGTTTAGGCATGTAAAAGTACAAATGTGcacaaacaaataatagtatggTAACTCTTTTATATGTGACTGAAATGCATCAAAATTTCGGTTGTTTGATACAACATTGGACCAAAAGCATAGTGCTTACTTTATTAATTTACATCATCGTTTCCcctttgtatttaaaaaatgcaTATATTTTCTCTATTGTACATAGAACGTTCTTCTAAATTGTTATATTGCATTCACTTTTTcccttataaatatttaaaagtagAGTTACTAGTCAGTAATTTATTGGTAATTGTTGCAGTCTCGTTATTGTACAGCTTGATATCTTATATTATTTAAGGATGTATgcatatatttgaaaattttattttccattttatgtttTTAACAAAAAGTAAAAGTCATATAAGTGAATGTCGAATGTAATGACTTCTGTTACGTAAAGTCTCAAATATCGCACAAAACGTATCCGTATAAGTTAAGTGCGTCTATCTGATAAAGAGTTGTGAGGAAAACGCAACGTTAATCGATAGCTTTTTATATATTTGTCTACCTTTTTACCATCTTTGTTTCTTTTTAACTTTTGTAGCCAAGACGAATGTGTGCCTATAATATTACGCTAATTAATGGACTTAATATTCTGTAACATATAATGTACTCATTCCTATGAACGCATTTTTGTATTCCGCCCGAATGAAATTTGTACACGAAATTTAcctttattaataaaatatttttataattgcaTATACATACGCGTACGAATTTATTCTTATTAATCACTTAAAAAAACGGATAAAACCATCCtctaacatagacttcacttttGGAATGTGCTTCTTactattaaatatatttattatagttTCTTTCTTAATAGATGTTAAACTGAATCAATTAATTACGGATGAAAAGGGTGATATTAAGGAAAAAGTCGATCAATCAAGTAATTTCATTCCAATATTTTATTGACCACACAGCCTCAAAATCTGACCGTACACAGCATGTCATCATATGCCGTGCTCATACGCGTACATGATATTGTGGAATGCGTGAAAAACACCGACTTCTGGCTAATTAGGTTTAGTTACCAAGATTGTGTTAAGTATATTTTTGCAGTATTGTATTATCGCGAAGAAAAATATCAGTACATATTTTTTACGTActaaaatgtaaattttgtattgtattcgtTCCGttatatactatattttattttcatattaatgagaataattaaaaaactgCACATAATATTAAGTTATTTTAGTATGAGTGTGCGTTTtagataaatatacatatataaaataatccaacatattatattaaaacaattataatagattactataattataataatatataattaattaatatttattaattaaatctaattaatgttttaaataatatatgtatatgaggAAATGTTGAAAGTATTATTGGCACTATTTTTCTTCGCGAATAATTTTCTTATATTGGTCTTCTGATGATTCCTTCAGATAATTAATATTTACGTGATAGCTGTTTAAGATGTTCGATATTTATAcgcttatatatttttttatatatgtaATATTACTCTTAGCTATTAAAGGTACTGTTAGGCattcttatttaaaaaaatacattttaCATAATTGTCAATGAAATTTTTCTACCTATATGTCGCCCATGCAAACTTATCATAGTCGATTCTGGAAAGTTTGCGCGGTCGATTTATAAAAGTGTGGAGAAAGGGGTAAAAGAGAA
The sequence above is a segment of the Calliopsis andreniformis isolate RMS-2024a chromosome 3, iyCalAndr_principal, whole genome shotgun sequence genome. Coding sequences within it:
- the Dolk gene encoding dolichol kinase: MESLLTKYENLEEKILKNLKNNGIEHRIKASSGLWLGTLVGLSAVLTILKEDTSYSEICLIVGVTGIGLLICCACLYWRLSTEKIAIKDFQVIYFLPAIVTSMLYLLIANKGLLVSVTWGLSVGSLGTWGTVQLMSTFPQCFTIGEVTTVMHGCILFLMSVVTNLPLRYHLPPIHNDDIATVLLQIAILYVMSLCLICGYFPIFRSTINFYIMMTTLLFLIFLPLLYVILDQNPLIWMLYFIFNKASKTILFGYWAICLSLGVTVVVYQILLNYKATTSTRKILHILAVLVYVPGLLYERTLLYLASGMIMGLFVFLELIRYLRLPPFGEALQQGFFIFVDEKDNLISLTPLYLVCGLSFPLWMPTNNLPLLTFLSGILTVGIGDTAASVVGSKWGSHKWTNSTKSLEGTVACILSQIVLICGLAFIGFISSGWLFLRSLLLSVALSFVEAQTDQVDNLALPLLMYVCLSV